The DNA segment TTCCTGAGTCGTATCCGGGAACTGGTGTATCAGTTTTCCCCCGCTCAGCCGCTACAGGTGGCTCTGGAAATCACAGCGCGTCGCCCGGCCCGTTTCCAGCGCACCCGTGTTGCGCCACAGCCCGCCCCGGTACAGGCCCCTGCCGAAGTCATAGAGGCTGTGCAGACAGACCGGGTTGCTGAGGCTTCCACGGGAATGGCCGCGGTAGCGACCGGGCGGTTGACAGCTATGGCGTCTTTTCAGCCCTCCCAGGAGGGCTTTGGGGGCCGTGGCAGAAGTACCCCACGCCCACAGCAGGCCGGGGCGGTGGTTGAAGAAAATGTATTGAGTGACTCTGCTCCCCCCTCCCCGGCCAGGAGCCCCCTGGCGGCTACGGCACCATCAGAGCCGCCGGCGCGAAAGGCGGAAGGGGAAGTGGGCATCAAAAGTGGCAGTTCCCTCAATCGTAACTTTACTTTCAAGTCTTTTGTGGAGGGCAAATCCAATCAGCTTGGGTTGGCTGCGGCCCAGCAAATATCTGAGAATCCCGGTGGCGCCTACAACCCTCTCTTTATTTATGGCGGTGTGGGTCTGGGCAAGACGCACCTGATGCATTCGGTGGGCAATGCGCTGTTGGAGCGCAACCCCAATGCCAAGGTGGTCTATCTGCACTCCGAGCGCTTCGTGGCAGATATGGTGAAAGCGCTGCAACTCAATGCAATCAGCGATTTCAAGCGCTACTATCGCTCGGTAGATGCCCTGCTGATTGACGATATCCAGTTTTTTGCCAAAAAAGAACGCTCCCAGGAGGAGTTTTTTCACACGTTTAACGCACTGCTGGAAGGTGGTCAGCAGATTATCCTCACCTGTGATCGCTACCCCAAGGAGATCGATGGCCTTGAGGAACGGTTGAAATCCCGCTTCGGTTGGGGGCTTACGGTGGCGGTGGAGCCGCCGGAGCTGGAAACCCGGGTTGCCATATTAATGAAGAAGGCGGAGCAATTCGGTGTGGACCTGCCCCACGACTCGGCCTTCTTTATTGCCCAGCGCATCCGCTCCAATGTGCGTGAACTTGAGGGCGCGCTGCGACGTGTCATCGCCAATGCCCAGTTTACCGGGCGACCTATTGATGATGTACTGGTGCGCGAGGCACTCAAAGACTTGCTGGCTTTGCAAGACCGACTGGTCAGTGTGGATAATATCCAGCGGGTGGTGGCGGAGTATTACAAGATCAAGGTGGCGGATCTGCTCTCCAAACGGCGCAGCCGGTCCGTGGCGCGACCGCGCCAGGTCGCCATGTCCCTTGCCAAGGAGTTGACCAACCACAGCCTTCCGGAGATCGGCGATGCGTTTGGCGGGCGGGATCATACAACCGTGTTACACGCCTGCCGCAAGATTCGCGAACTGCAAAGCTCCGACGCGGATATTCGCGAGGATGTTAAGTTGCTGACAAGGTCCTTGACCACTTAATTGAATAACTGACAAAACAAGGCGGAATTACCGATGAAATTCTCTGTGAGCCGGGACGCCCTACTCAAGCCGTTGCAACTGGTAGCCGGAGTTGTTGAAAAGCGCCAGACCCTGCCGGTCCTGGCCAATGTATTACTGCAATTGAGCGGTCGGGAACTCTCCCTGACGGGGACCGATCTGGAGGTGGAAATTGTCGCTCGTCTGGCAGTGGGAGAGGTGGAACTGGAAGGCGAGCTGACAGTGCCAGCGCGCAAGCTGCTGGATATCTGTCGCTCGCTTCCGGATGGCGCCGAGCTGCATCTTGAGCGTGACGGTGAGCGCCTGGTGTTGCGCAGTGGGCGCAGCCGCTTTCAGCTGTCCACACTGCCTGCAGCGGACTTTCCCAACCAGGAGGAAGCCAGTGCTCAGACCCAGTTTGAGATTGCCCAGGGGGAGATCCACCGGCTGATTGAAGCCACCGGCTTTGCCATGGCTCAGCAGGATGTGCGCTATTACCTGAACGGATTGCTGCTGGAGTGCCGCCCACAGCAGCTGCGCGCGGTTGCAACTGATGGCCACCGCCTGGCGCTGTGTGACCGGGATGCGCCTGGGCTCAATGTCTCTGCGCCGGTTCAGGCGATTGTACCGCGCAAGGGAGTGCTGGAGCTGGGCCGTTTGCTGGAAGACAGCGAGGTGCTGGCGCAGGTGGTCCTGGGGAACAACCATATCCGCGTGGCCTGCGGCCAGTTCACCTTTACCTCGAAGCTGGTGGATGGCAAGTTTCCGGATTACGAACGGGTGTTGCCCCGGGATACCGGCAATGTGGTTTACGCGGATCGCCAGGAACTGCGGCAGGCTTTTTCCCGCGCTGCCATTCTGTCCAACGAGAAATACCGCGGTGTCCGCCTGCAGCTCGCAGAGGGCCTGTTGCAGATTGTGGCGAATAATCCGGAACAGGAGGAGGCAGAAGAGCAGCTAGAAGTGGACTACGTGGGGGAGCCGCTGGAGATAGGCTTTAATGTGTCCTACCTGCTGGATGTCACCAGTGCCATACACAGTGATCAGATCCGTATCAGCCTGGCGGATGCCAACAGCAGTGCACTGCTACAGCAGCCTGAGGAGGGTGACGCCCTCTATGTGATTATGCCGATGCGTTTGTAGTGGGAGCACCGGTGTCGTTATTTGTCCTGACAATACTGAAACTGCTGCGATGATTGATGCGGCGGTTCCTGCTGTACTACCTGGTAGCCCCCGGTCCAGGGTATACCCGGTACCCCTTATGGGAAGGTGCCAATGGCGCTGACCCGCCTGCTGGTAGCCGGTTTCCGCAATATCCAGCATGCCGAACTGCTGCTGGATTCGAAGGTAAACCTGTTTTGCGGCCCCAATGGCGCAGGCAAGACCTCTTTACTGGAAGCGGTGCACATGCTCGCCACCGGCCGCTCTTTTCGCTCCCGTCAGCACCGCTCTGTTATTCAGCACAGCAGCCGGGGGCTCACGGTTTTCGCTGAACTGGAGACAGGCTACAGCCTGGGGATCGAACGCCTCACTGACGGCAGTGGACGGGCGAGAATCAATCAGAGGCCTGCCGAGTCCAGTTCCCAACTGGCCAGCTGCCTTCCCCTACAGCTGATTAACAGTAACAGTTTTGACGTTCTGGATGGCGGACCTGGCGTGCGTCGTCGCCTGCTGGATTGGACAGTGTTCCACGTGGAACCAATGTTTGCCCGGGAGTGGAAAAACTATCAAATCGCACTGCGGCAGCGAAACGCGCTCTTGCGTCGTGGTAAAATCGCTGTGGATGCCATTACTGTCTGGGAAGAGCAGCTGGCGCACAGTGGCGAGCGGGTGAATATCCTACGAGAGGGGCGCTTCCAGGAATTTCAATCTGCGGTGTCGGCGCTCTTGTGTGAGCTGCCCGGAGGGCTGCCGGGTCCTGTGGAAATAGGTTATCGACGCGGGTGGCGAAAGGAGACCGATCTGTGTACAGCCCTGCAGGAGTCCCGCGAGGGGGATGTTTCCCTGGGGCATACACGCATTGGCCCACACAGGGCAGATGTTCGGTTCACTCTAGCCGGTGAGCCCGCGCAGCATATTTTATCCCGCGGTCAGCAGAAGATGCTGGTCTGTGCTGTGCGCACAGCCATGGCGGAGCTTGTGAGTCGTCACCGAACACAGCCGGTATTTCTGGTGGATGACCTGCCGGCAGAGCTGGATGAAACCAACCAGCAGGTATTTGCCCACTGGATCAGCCGTAGCGCCAGCCAGGTTCTTGTAACCGGGATTGAAGAGGGCATGACAATCCGGCCATGGCAGCGACTTGAGGCCCCCTGGAATCATCCAAGAGTGTTCCACGTGGAACATGGGAATATCAATGCCGAACCATCGGCCGCACTATAAGTTGAATGGAGCGAATCAATGTCAGAGCAGCAAAGCTATGACTCAAGCAGTATCAAGGTACTCAAAGGCCTGGATGCGGTGCGCAAGCGTCCCGGTATGTATATCGGCGATACCGATGACGGCACAGGCCTGCATCATATGGTCTTCGAGGTGGTCGATAACTCCATCGACGAAGCGCTGGCCGGGCACTGTGATGAGATCCGC comes from the Microbulbifer sp. MI-G genome and includes:
- the dnaA gene encoding chromosomal replication initiator protein DnaA — translated: MTESVWKQCAGCLQDELPAQQFNTWIRPLRVNPGCAEGELRLIAPNRFVLDWVGDKFLSRIRELVYQFSPAQPLQVALEITARRPARFQRTRVAPQPAPVQAPAEVIEAVQTDRVAEASTGMAAVATGRLTAMASFQPSQEGFGGRGRSTPRPQQAGAVVEENVLSDSAPPSPARSPLAATAPSEPPARKAEGEVGIKSGSSLNRNFTFKSFVEGKSNQLGLAAAQQISENPGGAYNPLFIYGGVGLGKTHLMHSVGNALLERNPNAKVVYLHSERFVADMVKALQLNAISDFKRYYRSVDALLIDDIQFFAKKERSQEEFFHTFNALLEGGQQIILTCDRYPKEIDGLEERLKSRFGWGLTVAVEPPELETRVAILMKKAEQFGVDLPHDSAFFIAQRIRSNVRELEGALRRVIANAQFTGRPIDDVLVREALKDLLALQDRLVSVDNIQRVVAEYYKIKVADLLSKRRSRSVARPRQVAMSLAKELTNHSLPEIGDAFGGRDHTTVLHACRKIRELQSSDADIREDVKLLTRSLTT
- the dnaN gene encoding DNA polymerase III subunit beta; translation: MKFSVSRDALLKPLQLVAGVVEKRQTLPVLANVLLQLSGRELSLTGTDLEVEIVARLAVGEVELEGELTVPARKLLDICRSLPDGAELHLERDGERLVLRSGRSRFQLSTLPAADFPNQEEASAQTQFEIAQGEIHRLIEATGFAMAQQDVRYYLNGLLLECRPQQLRAVATDGHRLALCDRDAPGLNVSAPVQAIVPRKGVLELGRLLEDSEVLAQVVLGNNHIRVACGQFTFTSKLVDGKFPDYERVLPRDTGNVVYADRQELRQAFSRAAILSNEKYRGVRLQLAEGLLQIVANNPEQEEAEEQLEVDYVGEPLEIGFNVSYLLDVTSAIHSDQIRISLADANSSALLQQPEEGDALYVIMPMRL
- the recF gene encoding DNA replication/repair protein RecF (All proteins in this family for which functions are known are DNA-binding proteins that assist the filamentation of RecA onto DNA for the initiation of recombination or recombinational repair.); the protein is MALTRLLVAGFRNIQHAELLLDSKVNLFCGPNGAGKTSLLEAVHMLATGRSFRSRQHRSVIQHSSRGLTVFAELETGYSLGIERLTDGSGRARINQRPAESSSQLASCLPLQLINSNSFDVLDGGPGVRRRLLDWTVFHVEPMFAREWKNYQIALRQRNALLRRGKIAVDAITVWEEQLAHSGERVNILREGRFQEFQSAVSALLCELPGGLPGPVEIGYRRGWRKETDLCTALQESREGDVSLGHTRIGPHRADVRFTLAGEPAQHILSRGQQKMLVCAVRTAMAELVSRHRTQPVFLVDDLPAELDETNQQVFAHWISRSASQVLVTGIEEGMTIRPWQRLEAPWNHPRVFHVEHGNINAEPSAAL